The following coding sequences lie in one Rutidosis leptorrhynchoides isolate AG116_Rl617_1_P2 chromosome 6, CSIRO_AGI_Rlap_v1, whole genome shotgun sequence genomic window:
- the LOC139852666 gene encoding protein SMALL AUXIN UP-REGULATED RNA 16-like: MGVKKSSKLSQAALLKHILKRCSSLGKKHGYDDNGLPLDVPKGHFPVYVGANRTRYIVPISYLTRPEFQLLLRHAEEEFGFHHDMGLTIPCEEVVFRSLTSMLR, encoded by the coding sequence ATGGGTGTTAAAAAATCAAGCAAACTATCACAAGCAGCACTACTAAAACATATCCTCAAAAGATGTTCAAGTTTAGGTAAAAAACATGGATACGACGACAATGGTTTACCACTTGATGTTCCAAAAGGTCATTTCCCAGTATATGTTGGTGCCAATCGAACTCGATATATCGTCCCGATATCGTATTTAACTCGTCCTGAATTCCAACTTTTGCTTCGACATGCCGAAGAAGAATTCGGGTTTCATCATGATATGGGCCTTACTATTCCATGTGAAGAAGTTGTATTTCGATCACTTACTTCTATGTTACGATGA